TTAAGACCCGGGTTTTACCTGACCCCGCCCCGGCCAAAACCAAGACCGGTCCCTCGGTTGCCCGCACCGCTTCCTGCTGTTTACTGTTTAGTTTAGATAAAAGCTCTTCCATCGTGTTAGAATATTTTAGTCGTAATGGAAAACAATTTCTTAATCGTCGCCAATTGGAAAGCCTTCACACCTGAAACTAAAAAATGGTTTCAGGAATTTTCAATTCGAAATTTACAATTCGAAAACAAAATCGAAATTGCGATCGCCCCCTCATTCCCATTAATTTCCAGTGTTTCTCAAGAAATTCAAATTTCAAATTTAAAATTTCAAATTGCTTCGCAGGATGTTTCCCGATTTCCCGAAGGGCCGTATACCGGTGAAGTCCCGGCCGCTATTTTAGCAAAAATTGGCGTGAAATATTGCCTCGTGGGCCACTCGGAACGACGCAAAAATTTTGGCGAAATGGCAGATATTGTAGCCGAAAAAGTTAAACAACTTTTGGCAAACGGAATTACTCCGATTGTCTGCGCCCGCAATCTGTCAGATATTCCCGATGTTCCTAATTTGCCCTATGTCATGTACGAACCCGAAGAAGCCATCAGCACCAACGGAATTTATCATCCGGAGTCGCCGGAAAACATTAATAAAGTCCTGTCTGAGTGGCAAACCATTCTTCCCGGGACGAAATTTTTATATGGCGGCAGTGTTAATCCTGATTTCAAATTTCAAATTTCAAATTTCAAATTAATCTCTGGTCTTGTTGTCGGTCACGCCTCTTTAGATTCGGCTTCGTTTTCTGCTATTATTAATTCTCTGCAATCATAAACATGCCCTGGAAACGATTCAAGCGAAAAATTTTTTCCCGGCCACGGCTAATCCGGTCAATTGGCATTGGAATTATTTGTTTCGCTTTCCTGGCTTTTATTTTTTATCTTTTATCCCCGTATTTGTCCCCCGTAGTAAAAACCGGCCAGAAAATTATTCTGCCGCAAAATAACTTTACTCTGAAAAATGATAACGGCCGAACCAATATCCTGGTTTTGGGCGTGGGCGGAGGAACTCACGACGGGCCGAATCTAACAGATACGATGATTGTCGTTTCGGCTGTAACTAAACTACCAAAAGATAACACTCCCGTACCGCCAATAACCTTAATTTCTATTCCCAGAGATATCTACCTGGACTCTTTGCCGGGAAAAATCAACAGCGCTTATGACCTTGGAGGCTTAACCCAGGCGGAAACTGCCGTGGCTACGGTTACCGGTCTGCCAATCCATTATGCCGTGAGGATTGATTTTTCGGTCTTCGAAAAAATTATTGACACCATCGGCGGCATTGATGTGAATGTGACAAATACTTTAGACGACTATCAGTATCCTATTGATGGTAAAGAAAATGATACCTGCGGTTTTTCTGAGGCGGAAGTGGCTTCCCGGGCAGCAACTATTATTGACGACCAGACAGCCTTTGCCGCTTTCCCCTGCCGCTATGAACATTTGCATTTTGATCCCGGTCTGCAACACATGGACGGAACCACGGCTCTAAAATTTGTCCGCAGCCGCCATGCTCAGTGGCCGGAAGGCTCGGATTTTGCCCGTTCCCAGCGTCAGCAGCTGGTGATTAAAGCCATCCGGGACAAGGTTTTTACTTTACCGTCGCTTCTCAATGTCGGCCAGGATCTGGCCATTTATAACCAGCTGAAATCCCATATCGACACCGATTTTGATTTTTCCTCGCCGCAGGATCTTCTAAACTTGGCTCTAAAATACCGCAGCGCCTCGCTACGCAGCATCACTCTGGACGAAAATGTCTTAGTTAATCCTCCACAAGACCAAAGGGGTTGGATCCTAATACCCAAAAACGGCTCCTGGGATGAAATTCACCAGCTGATCGCTACAGAATCAGGCCAAGCCCAATAACTATTGCCCCTATTCCACCGCCAAGAATCAACAGGGTGGTTTCCAAAGCTCCGGTCGTTGGCGTTTGCGGAGGTTGAGCCGGCGGCTGGTTTTCCGGGGTAGCGGTGGGCGTGGCCGGCGGTTCCTCAATTGGTTGCGGCGTCGGTGTGGGTGCCGGCGCACAATCAGCGTCAGCGGAGCAGGTGTCCTGGCCCAGGCCATTTACTTTAACACAGGCGTTATTTACGCAGGCAAAGTGCGAAGTCGTGGCCGAAGGTGTTCCTGAAGTCACCGGCAAGATGGAAGTGTCCGCGGAGACATAAAAAGTTCTGGTGATGGTTTGGGTTGTTCCGTCAGGATTAACCACCGTGATTGTGGCCGTGTGCTGCCCGGGAGAAAGGGCGGCCGGCGGGGTCCAGGACCAGTTGCCGCTTGGATCAGCTTTTACCGTTCCTGAATAAACCGTCGACGAATGCACGGTAATAGAGACCATCTGGTTGGGTCCGGCAGTGCCTTTAATTGTGGGTAGCGGCGTTGACACCGTTTCGTTATTTTTTAAAGTCACCTCTAAAGTTCCGCCGCTGGGAGAAGCAGAACCAGTATTAAGACTTACCTGAAAACCTGTCGCGCCGGAAGAAGTCGCTGTCGGTGCCTGAACCTGGCCGTTTTGTCCACAACTGGTGCTGTCACCGATTTTAACCGTCGGCAGCGGTTTATCCTGGCCATTAGTACAACTTATGGTTGCCGCGGTTCCGTCAGCCGCATAAATCTTCACTGTTTCCGCCTGACCTGCCGTAGTTACTACCGGCAGAACATAACTTCCCGAGGCGTTCGTTAAAGCTGCTACTTTCTCTGTTGGTTTATCGGTCTGCCAGACCACAATCGCATCAGACAGCGGCACACCCGTCGTGTCCGTCACTTTGCCAAAAATCGGATCGGTTACCTGATTATCAGGAACCATTTTGGTTGTCACCTGAAGCGGTTGCCCTGAAGGAGCGTCGCTGACTTTGACATAATAAGTCGTAGCCGCCGTAAGACCGGTTACCCGGATAAAATGGCTTGCTGACTGACCATTGTCGGTCGCCGTTTCATTTGTTGCCCCTTCACTAAGACCGTAGGAAACCACGCCCACTGTCTTGCTCTGGGCAACCCAAAAAACCGTGAAGCTGGTGTCGGAAACATTGGCGATATCAGCTGGCACCAGCAAAATCTGGTCGGAACTGGCTTTGGAAAATAAACTGGTCACATTTTTAACCAGAGAGGTTGTCACGGCCATTACTCCCACCAGAGCGACAACCATTATTAATCCGACAGCCGTAGGAATTTTTCTCATGGCTCCTTTTTACTTAAAGTAGTAAAGATATCCTGATTAATTGTCGGCGAGAGTGGCGTCATAATTTTTTCCACATCTGCCGGGATAGTTGACCGGCGAATGTTTGCCGCGGCAGAAGTAATCGCCCAGGATGCCGCCAGAGCAAAAGCTAAAACCGCGATAATCAACCAGTTGCGATTCTTTTTCATTGGCTTCTGTAATAATATCCCTGACCGGAAACATTAATCGATAGCCCGCCTGCTTGGCTCTCTATCCAGGAAAAAGACAGCGACGAAAGTCGGATATAGCGCAGTTGGTTTTCCAGTCTTCCCAGGAAATCTCGGGTCTGAAGCTCAGTGCCGTTAACCGCCAGAGAAAAATTAACCGTCGGTAAGTTTGCCACTGTCACTGCTTTCTTCTCCGTTTTACCGGCGGTTTTGGCCGCTTCCGTTGACAAGGGAATATCCTCAAACTGTAAACCGGAAAGCGTGACTCCCGCGGCCGTGGCTGTTTTATGCAAATCAAAAATCAAATCCTGGGGTTGGGGTTCCGTTG
The Patescibacteria group bacterium genome window above contains:
- a CDS encoding LCP family protein, giving the protein MPWKRFKRKIFSRPRLIRSIGIGIICFAFLAFIFYLLSPYLSPVVKTGQKIILPQNNFTLKNDNGRTNILVLGVGGGTHDGPNLTDTMIVVSAVTKLPKDNTPVPPITLISIPRDIYLDSLPGKINSAYDLGGLTQAETAVATVTGLPIHYAVRIDFSVFEKIIDTIGGIDVNVTNTLDDYQYPIDGKENDTCGFSEAEVASRAATIIDDQTAFAAFPCRYEHLHFDPGLQHMDGTTALKFVRSRHAQWPEGSDFARSQRQQLVIKAIRDKVFTLPSLLNVGQDLAIYNQLKSHIDTDFDFSSPQDLLNLALKYRSASLRSITLDENVLVNPPQDQRGWILIPKNGSWDEIHQLIATESGQAQ
- a CDS encoding Ig-like domain-containing protein, encoding MRKIPTAVGLIMVVALVGVMAVTTSLVKNVTSLFSKASSDQILLVPADIANVSDTSFTVFWVAQSKTVGVVSYGLSEGATNETATDNGQSASHFIRVTGLTAATTYYVKVSDAPSGQPLQVTTKMVPDNQVTDPIFGKVTDTTGVPLSDAIVVWQTDKPTEKVAALTNASGSYVLPVVTTAGQAETVKIYAADGTAATISCTNGQDKPLPTVKIGDSTSCGQNGQVQAPTATSSGATGFQVSLNTGSASPSGGTLEVTLKNNETVSTPLPTIKGTAGPNQMVSITVHSSTVYSGTVKADPSGNWSWTPPAALSPGQHTATITVVNPDGTTQTITRTFYVSADTSILPVTSGTPSATTSHFACVNNACVKVNGLGQDTCSADADCAPAPTPTPQPIEEPPATPTATPENQPPAQPPQTPTTGALETTLLILGGGIGAIVIGLGLIL
- a CDS encoding triose-phosphate isomerase, giving the protein MENNFLIVANWKAFTPETKKWFQEFSIRNLQFENKIEIAIAPSFPLISSVSQEIQISNLKFQIASQDVSRFPEGPYTGEVPAAILAKIGVKYCLVGHSERRKNFGEMADIVAEKVKQLLANGITPIVCARNLSDIPDVPNLPYVMYEPEEAISTNGIYHPESPENINKVLSEWQTILPGTKFLYGGSVNPDFKFQISNFKLISGLVVGHASLDSASFSAIINSLQS